The nucleotide sequence ctttatccctcctcctctttctacctctctccactgtctcctcttTATACATCTCCTCtttatccctcctcctctttctacctctctccactgcctcctctttatccctctcctcctctttctacctgtctcctctttatccccctcctcctctttctacctgtctcctctttatccccctcctcctctttctacctctctccactgtctcctctttatccccctcctctttctacctctctccactgtctcctctttatccctctcctcctctttctacctctctccactgtctcctctttatccctctcctcctctttctacctctctccactgtctcctctttatccccctcctcctcattatccccctcctcctctttctacctctctccactgtctcctctttatcccctcctcctctttctacctctctccactgtctcctctttatccccctcctctttctacctctctccactgtctcctctttatccccctcctcctctttctacctctctccactgtctctcctctttatccctctctccactgagtctctctcctctttctaccGCTCTCCActgagtctctctcctctttatctctcgctccctgtctcttTATGTGTATCCCTCTCTGAGGCGTTAGTCATAGTGGATGTGATGTGAAGGTCCGAGGTCCACAACACTGCCTGTCTCATTTCAGATTAAAGAATTTTCTCTTTTAATCTGCCTGGAGCCTCAACAACGCCCtcacttcttcctcctcttccccaaaaaagacaaaaaaaaccTACGGCTCCACCCGAGGCTTTCTATTAGCTACACATGGCTCTGATGTCACTAGTTTAGCAGGTGTATCTTTTCACAGCTTTCTCTGCATTGTTAAGTCCATTAAACGTTAATACAATTCTCTGCATTGTTAAGTCCATTAAACGTTAATACTGTTTGTTGGCTGAGATGTTGTCGGCCATTTTGAAAGATCTCCTCTGATTTAGTTGGCTGCTTTATGAGAAGATGCAGAATTTGGGCGACTAGGAGGAAGGTTGTGTAAAAGGTACCAGGCAAGGATTGCCATTTCCCTGGATATAATGTATCCTGATCGTGTGTGTAGGTATAGGAGAGTGCTTTGTAGTATCCTTGTATGTGTGCTTTCTTATTCTGTGTGCAGTAGGCTGTATGTTTTGTATAGTTACATATAGttgctcctcctgttcctctgaCCCATGcttgagtatgtgtgtgtttctgttcctcAGTTGCAGTTTGCGAATGAGCAGAGCGATGCCAGCTGGATCTCGGGCTCTGCCAAAGACCTGGTTTTCCTGGTGCAGGTGTCCTGCCAGGTGAGTGGTCACAGCCACGTACCCTCGCcaaacacgtgcacacacactcacacatctccTTGCCAGGGGCTATATCTAACCCAGACACATTCACACCAACACGTACACTTTGACAGAGTGGGAatatatttccccctctctcttcctctctcctcctgtctgacttacccccccccccttccttgcTCTCCTCCTCACATGAATATTTCTGTcccctcttctttccctctcgctgtctcgcgtgctctctctctctccgtctgtctgtgtgatgtagACTAAGACGTGGATGGTTCGGCGCTCCTATGAGGAGTTCCGTACTCTGGACGCTCACCTTCACCAGTGTATCTACGACCGGCGTTACTCCCAGCTGCTGCCCCTGCCACCCCTCAGCGAGATCGGGGACAGGGTAGAGGTGAGTGGGGACTGTGGGAGAGTTTATTTGTTGAGGTGGTTATGTAACATTCTGGCTGAATTAGCTGTAGAATGTTTTTCTGTACTGTATGGAGGTCGATGGTACCGCTGTAAGTCAGCCTGAAGACCTCTGAGAATGACATGAAATTACCTTCATCGAGGTGATAGTAGTAGTCATGGTTGTctgtgacctgtctgtctctgcacaTTTGTTCTCTGATTCTAGCAGGTGTTGATATTTGGGTCACCTGTCTTCATCTATGGTGTCTGGGAGTAGATGTATGTAATTGGCTGTCGGCtcctacagtagctgtgtgtTAAAAGTCCTGTGtcagttgtttttgttgtttatcAGATCTTCACCCCGCTGCTGTCGGAGTACCTGAGCCGCCTCTCCATGATTGTGGACAACAAGCTCAACTGTGGGCCTGTGCTCACCTGGATGGAGGTGAGACTAAGTATCTTTAGAAAACATAAGAGCGTGGACTGTGTGGTCCAGTGGTTACAGCCGCTGACCCCGGCTCACATATACGCCAGAGTCAGCATGGGTTCGAATCTGGCCCACTGCCTCCCCCATCTTTCACACGGTAGTACGATCTCTTCAATAAAGCTTAAAAAATAAAACCGTGGGACTGCtatttacattttttgggggagtGGGGCTGCCCCTCCCCCAAAGACGTTgaaagaaagagtgaaggtgAGAATAAGCTGTAAAAACATGGAAACATAATAAATTGTCCAGAGAAAGAAGACAATTTTTGGGGAAGACCaaagaagagtgggagagagaaagagtgctaGAGAGACAGGCTTTGTCTTACCACCTGTCCATTAGCCCTACTACTATAATTAAGGGATATTGAGAGAATGGTGTAATTATTTGCCTGTCTATTCCTTAAACAACAGAGGTTTGTGTTTGCTGTTCCTCTCAGATTGACAACCGTGGGAATCGGTTCCTCCTGAAAGAGGAAGCTTCGCTCAACGTTCCCGCCATCGCCGCTGCTCATGTCATCAAGCGCTACACGGCGCAGGCCAGCGACGAGATCTCCATTGAGGTATGGAGCTGCTGCAGGGATACACAGAACCAAATGAGATTTACATTAGTGGCAGTCATAGTTTTCAGATTTCTATGTCACCTCTGTCTGGGCCTCGGTCTCTGTTTGGCTGTCACCttcctttttctttttttttcctcCATCTTCCTGTTCTGTCTattcctgtcctcttctcctcctactgCTCTACATACTGCTCCTCTTTCCGTTTCTGGGCCACAGCACTCCGGAATGGGGTGACCCAAACACTGAGGCACATTTTAGCacttctccgtctctctttcagtctcactctctcgcgctctctctctttctgtgtctctctctccccctactctctctctgtttctctccctctctctctcatctcctctctgtcctgtcctccttgCAGTGAGCAATGGCAACTGTTTCTCATCTGTTATCTGAAATAAGTGTGAGTGGAGTTCATCCAAATCAGGCAGGACTACATTATGCCCTGATCCAGCTTGTTGTGTCTGGATAATGTTTAGTTTTGGGGCTGGTGTTTTGACTGCTGAGGCTGTATTATGTGTGTTGATgtactttttttgtgtgtgtgtggggggggtgtgatGTTAAATGAAGTCATCTGGCTTATTTGCCTGTAGAATTTGTCTGAAGTCGGAGGTTGTTtaatgtctttgtgtgtgtgtgtgtgtgtgtgtgtgtgtgtgtgtgtgtgtgtgtgtgtgtgtgtgtgtgtgtgtgtgtgtgtgtgtgtgtgtgtgtgtgtgtgtgtgtgtgtgtgtgtgtgtgtgtgtctccaggtggGAGATATCCTGTCTGTAATTGATATGCCACCCAAAGAGGACTCCAACTGGTGGAGGGGGAAGCATGGCTTCCAGGTACACAACACAATCACAGGAGAATTCCACCACTGCCTGTCTTTCTCAAGCACACGCCTGTTTTTCTCACGCACACGCCTGTCTTTCTCACGCGCACGCCTGTCTTTCTCACGCGCACGCCTGTCTTTCTCACGCGCACACGCCCGTCTTTCTCACGCGCACACGCCCGTCTTTCTCACGCGCACACGCCCGTCTTTCTCACGCGCACACGCCCGTCTTTCTCACGCGCACACGCCCGTCTTTCTCACGCGCACACGCCCGTCTTTCTCACGCGCACACGCCCACGCCCGTCTTTCTCACGCGCACACGCCCGTCTTTCTCACGCGCACGCGCGCCCCGTCTTTCTCACGCGCACACGCCCGTCTTTCTCACGCGCACACGCCGTCTTTCTCACGCGCACACGACCGTCTTTCTCACGCGCACACGCCCGTCTTTCTCACGCGCACACGCCCGTCTTTCTCACGCGCACACGCCCGTCTTTCTCACGCGCACACGCCCGTCTTTCTCACGCGCACACGCCCGTCTTTCTCACGCGCACACGCCCGTCTTTctcacgcgcacacgcgcacacgtcTTTCTCACGCGCACACGCCCGTCTTTCTCACGCGCACACGCCCGTCTTTCTCACGCGCACACGCCCGTCTTTCTCACGCGCACACGCCCGTCTTTCTCACGCGCACACGCCCGTCTTTCTCACGCGCACACGCCCGTCTTTCTCACGCGCACACGCCCGTCTTTCTCACGCGCACACGCCCGTCTTTCTCACGCGCACACGCCCGTCTTTCCCACGCGCACACGCCCGTCTCTCCCCCGCGCACACGCCCGTCTTCCCCACCCACTCTGAAAAGTCCCGCTGCAGAACAACAGTTCTCCAGATGGCTACATTCACTATCTCACGTCTCCATGTTTCTGTACTTCCCTTCTCGTTTGTTCcctctatttctttctttcaaTGTTCTCTATTTTCACTGAGCTTTTACTTTTCTTTTAACTcgttttttcttgttttttaaccTATGTGtaagctagtgtgtgtgtgtgtgtgtccaagtttttgtgtgtgtccatgcttgTCATCCTCAGTTACTTTGGTCTTTCCCCCCTTTAGGTGGGCTTCTTCCCCAGTGAGTGTGTGGAGCTCATCAACGAGAAGCCTCAGTCCGCCGCTAAAATAGgtggcttacacacacacacacacacacacacacgttatgacACCAACATACTAAATCCCACTTACTGTACATtatcacatacagtgccttcggaaagtactcagaccccttgactttttccacattttgttacgttattcaAAAATttataaaatacatgtttttcctcatcaatctacagacaataccccataatgacaaagcaaaaacgtgttaaaaaataaagataaaaaaatacagaaataccttatttacataagtattcagaccctttgctatgagacttgaaattgagctccggtgcatcctgtttccattaatcatccgtgcgatgtttctacaacttgatttggaaaggcacacacctgtctatataaaggtcccacagttgacagtgcatgttagagcaaaaaccaagccatgaggtcgaaggaattgtccatagagctctgaggcaggattgcgtcgaggcacagatctggagaagggtaccaaagaacacagtggccttcatcattcttaaatggaagaggtttggcaGCACCAACACTCATCCAAGAGCTGgcccacccggccaaactgagcaatcggtggagaagggccttcatcagggaggtgaccaagaaccagatagTCACTTTGACAGGGCtctatagttcctctgtggagatggttgtccttcttgaacgttctcccatctctgcagcactccatcaatcaggcctttatgttaaagtggtcagatggaagccactcttcagtaaaaggcacatgacagcccgattggagtttgccaaaaggcacctaaagactcagaccatgagaaacaagattttctggtctgataaaaccaggattgaactctttggcctgaatgccaagcatcacatctgcaGGAAACctgataccatccctacggtgaagcatggtttgTGGCAGCATcttgctttggggatgtttttcagtggtggggactgggagactagtcaggatcgagggaaagatgaacggagcaaagtacagagagaaccttgGTGAAAAtctactccagagcgctcaggacctcagactggggcaaaggttcttcttccaacaggacaaagaccctaagaacacagccaagacaacgcaagagtggcttcgggacaagtctctgaatgttcttgagtgacccagccagagcccgaacttgaacccgatcaaacatctctggagagacctgaaaatacctgtgcagcaatgctccccatccaagctgacagagcttgagaggatctgcagagaagaatgggagaaactccccaaatacaggtgtgccaagcttgtagcgtcatacccaagactcggctgtaatcactgccaaaggtgcttcaacaaagcactgagtaaacggtcggaatacttatgtaaatgtgttttttttttgtcttaatacatttgtaaacatttatgaaaagctgtttttgctttgttattatggggtactgtgtgtagtttgagggatatattttttaaatccattttagaaacaGGCTGTACCGTAACAATgtaggaaaaagtcaagaggtatgaatactttccgaatgtccTGTACACCTGCACTGTGTCTCCCGATCAATGTCAGATGTATTGAGTCACGTTTGTGTTTCCAGATGGAGATCCAGCCAACTCCAACGCCCCAGGACCTCCCTCTCCTACATCCGGTAAACAGACGCAATCAACCAATCACTGCTGTATGAGTATTTAGTCTCCACAGAGTGTGTTGAAGGTTTTGTAGGAGCTTGAAATGAAGTTTACAACATGCAGTAGTAACTGTCATGGTTACTTTTTTTCTTTCTGGCATGTAGCATATATCGCTTATTATATTTAATTGAACTGTATATAACAGCcacttttcctccctctcccttgtaTCTTCGTCTTGTAAACATTCAAAAATGATATCTTTCTCTCGACAATTTTTTATTTAAGCATATATGACCTTGTGGTGTTAACCAGATGCACACAGCGGATCATGTGACATTACATAGTTTCAGAATTACTCAGCCCATAGGTTGTTTTGCTTGCTTAATGTGGTCACATCTTTGCAATCTTCATATTTGTATCTCTGACCACAGTATATCTCTGTTGTTCTGTACTTCGCACTCCCAAAACAATGTATTTAGCTGGTGTTCCAACCGCCTTCCTGTTGTATCTATtgcctttctccttttctctctctctcagttccacAGCCTTGGTACCTAAGACTTGCTGGTAACAACAACTGAAATGGAATTACTCTCATTAATCCATTTGTCATCCAATCAGAGTCCTTCCACCGTCCTTATCTTTCCTAACGCCTCATCTCTCCCCTTAATGCAAGGCCTGTATAACACACATTTCCCCTTAAGCCAACCAGGAAACTTACAATAGCCATTTATACAACTAGCCAAGCCTAGGGATGTTGCAGGAGTGGTGAGGATGTTTTTAGATTAGAATTAGTGTACATGTATTTTAGTCACCCATAAATCATAGGAACACAATGGAGCTTGTTGTATAAATGAGAAGCAAGTCGTTGTTTTAGAGGAAGACGATACAGGTTTATTATGACCAATGACAATCGTTATTTCCTTGTTCTTAATCCTAATCTTCACCATGCGTCCAAGTAATCTGCTGCTGCTTATTGTTCTAATGATGTTGGTGGTCGTGACTCATTGGTCCAGAACACGACCCAGCCTCCTACTAGTGTCCATGCTCCAGCTCCCACTAAACTCTCCTATTTTCTGATGTATTTTCACATGTTTTATATTCGATGACGATGATGACATTCATGTAAAAACATTCACGCCCCTCACAGAGATGGACCCCTCACCCACCACAATAGTCTCCCTTTCCCACTGTAGTGTCAATACTCAGCAGCTCTCTTTCGCCCCCCTCTGACAGTTTCTAAGAAGCACGGCAAGCTGATGGGATTCCTGCGCAACTTTATGAAGTCCAGACCCACCAAGCAGAAGCTCAAACAGAAAGGAATTCTTAAGGAGAGGGTGTTCGGCTGCGACCTGGGAGAGCACCTCCTCAACTCAGGACTGGACGGTACATAAAACACACACTTATCCTCACGTAACCATTTGGGGATGTGAAGTAGTTGTCAGTATCTTTGGGCTTGTGATTGTTATAGTAACGTAAGAGTGAGTTGCTGGCTGCAGAGAGTGAGCGGTTTTGATGTGTCAAGTGAACTCAGTACAATATTAAAATCAATCATGCCATTTTAGGATCACATTAGTGCTTCGGAGTTGATGAAATGGGCCCATTGCCCTAGTTAGAGTTCTACAGTTCTAATTCTAGAGTCTCAGGGAGTCATCTCTGTGTGTCCTTGAGAGCCTGTTCTGGTTTGGTGTACTACTGTAACATGTGACATGGATCTTTGTGTGCTTCTCCAGTTCCACAGGTTCTGAAGAGCTGCTCAGAGTTCATAGAGAAGCACGGTGTGGTGGACGGCATCTACAGGCACTCTGGAGTCTCCTCCAACATTCAGAAACTCCGGTACCACTCCtcatgctaaccctaaccctgcatgtCAGGCCCTGAACCTGTAAAGACTGAAGACTACATAGATCATTGACTGCATGCATGAAATACAgtggggggaaaaagtatttagtcagccaccaattgtgcatgttctcctacttaaaaagatgaggcctataatgttcatcataggtacacttcaactatgacagacaaaatgagggaaaaaatccagaaaatcacattgtaggattttttaaatgaatttatttgcaaattatggtggaaaataagtatttggtcaaactTAGACTTGTATGTCTCATCAATaccttgttatataccctttgttggcaatgacagaggtcaaacgttttctgtaagtcttcacaaggttttcacacactgttgctgatattttggcccattcctccatgcagatctcctctagagcagtgatgttttggggctgttgctgggcaacacggacattcaactccctccaaagattttctatgggggttgagatctggagactggctaggccactccaggaccttgaaatgcttcttacgaagccactcctttgttgcccgggcagtgtgtttgtcatgctgaaagaccaagccacgtttcatcttcaatgcccttgctgatggtaggctttgttactttggtcccagctctctgcaggtcattcactaggtccccccgtgtggttctgggatttttgcttacCGTTCTTTTTGCTTAccgaccccacggggtgagatcttgtgtggagccccagatcgagggagattatcagtgttcttgtatgtcttccatttcctaataattgctcccacagttgatttcttcaaaccaagctacttacctattgcagattcagtcttcccagtctggtgcaggtctacaattttgtttctggtgtcctttgacagctctttggtcttggccatagtggagtttggagtgcgACTGTTTGagtttgtggacaggtgtcttttatactgataacaagttcaaacaggtgccgttaatacaggtaacgagtggaggacagaggagccccttaaagaagttacaggtctgtgagagccagaaatcttgcttgtttgtaggtgaccaaatacttattttccaccataatttgcaaataaattcattaaaaatcctacaatgtgattttctggattgttttcctcattttgtctgtcatagttgaagtgtacctatgatttaaaattacaggcctctctcatatttttaagtgggagaacttgcacaattggtggctgactaaatacttttttgccccactgtacatataggCAAATATGCAATACTTTTTTGGCATTCAACCCTATTTGacaatctctctccccaccagaCATGAGTTTGACAGTGAGAATGTTCCAGACCTGACCAAGGATATGTACATGCAGGACATCCACTGTGTGGGGTCCCTGTGTAAACTCTACTTCAGAGAGCTGCCCAACCCCCTGCTCACCTACCAGCTCTACGACAAGTTTGCTGTGAGTACATGACCATAACCCAACACAACTCCCTCCAACTGAAAGTACTGTCCATTGTCAAAGGCTAAACCATCTGTTTTTTCCTGGTCTTCCTCCGTAGGACTGTATGGGAGAGATGACTGACGACGAGCGCATGGTGAAAGTACATGATGTCATCCAGCAGCTCCCACCACCGCACTACAGGTATACACAGCCATGGAGACAGAGACTTCAGGTATACACAGCCATGGAGACAGAGACTTCAGGTATACACAGCCATGGAGACAGAGACTTCAGGTATACACAGCCATGGAGACAGAGACTTCAGGTATACACAGCCATGGAGACAGAGACTTCAGGTATACACAGCCATGGAGACAGAGACTTCAGGTATACACAGCCATGGAGACAGAGACTTCAGGTATACACAGCCATGGAGACAGAAACTACAGGTATACACAGCCATGGAGACAGAGACTTCAGGTATACACAGCCATGGAGACAGAAACTACAGGTATACACAGCCATGGAGACAGAGACTTCAGGTAGACACAGCCATGGAGACAGAAACTACAGGTATACACAGCCATCCCAGATTGTGGACtaatgttgtctttctctctctctctgtcaggacccTGGAGTACCTCATTAGACACCTGGCTGGTCTGGCCACCTGCAGCGGAGAGACCAGCATGCACATCAAGAACCTGGCCATCGTCTGGGCCCCCAACCTGCTCAGGTGTGTGTCTATGCCTACCTACTGTACCTACATGTGTGTGTTGTGGATCGTTCATATAGAAATATATTGTTTAGAACAGGTGTGCCTCTGACATGTACAGTGAGGAATCATGTCAGCTCTATTCATGACATTCCTGTCTGCAAAACCATCCTGGAGGTGACCCtggtgtggctgtgtgttgtcTCCGTGGCAGGTCTATGGAGATCGAGGCGGTGGGTCTGAGTGGTGCTGACCCGTTTAAGGAGGTGCGGATCCAGTCTGTGGTGGTGGAGTTTCTCCTCGGTCACGTGGACGTGCTCTTCAGTGACTCCTTCACCTCTGTAGGACGCTTCACAGGCACAGGTACATCACCATAACCCCAACACTGGCTTCTCTAACGGTCACTGGACACAATCCTCTGAACTTGAGTTCCATTTGTGTGGAAAAACACATTTCCCATTGAAATCAATGCATGATTTGCATCAGTCGGCAATCGTCAGTGACGTGTGTTGATTTCAAGTTAGGATTCGACTGAAAATGTCTTCTCTCCTTCAGAGtgctccctctgtcctctctccctctatcagctCTGTGGTTTTGTGTTATCAATGCCACACACAGAGCATTTACCTCAGAGCCAAGCCTCTTTTTAGTACCTACAGTAACTAGGTTTACTACTCAGCCAGCCAGGCTTCCTCTATCCTCTACTTAATGCTTTTAGATGTCTGGTTAAATGGAGAGCTTTGGTTAAAGCCCTGTATATAACGGATGATACTTCTACCgccattacaactgtcaccaccGCCCGCTGTCCTCCGCTTTTTACCCCGCAAATGCTGTAAGTCTATGAAAGCAACTACTTGAATGACTCTGATACTAATATTTCATTGCACTCTTTGTCTTGCCTCGCAGCACAGTAGAACATGTGTATGAATAGTCTAAAATGGCAGTAATATAAGTTAATTTGCTCCAAAAAGTAGTACAATATTTGGCAACATTTTGTTCTTTACTCTTGATTAACATCCGTATTAAATATGGAATAAAACTGAAAACTTGACATAAAGTGAGCCCTCAGCCACTCTGATGATGTagccatcccactgggcacagccttcaattcaacgtctattccacgttggttcaatgtaatttcattgaaatgatgtggaaacaatgttgattcaaccagtgtatgCCAAGTGGAATGGAAGCAGCAGCAGACAGTGAGCGAGAGCTGTGTGTCTCCGTAGCAACGGGCAAGCTGGAGTGTAATGTCTCTCTGCAGCACCAGAGAACCAGGCTGCAGGAGGCcaggggtggaggaggtggaggagtccaggggtggaggaggtggaggagtccaggggtggaggaggtggaggagtccaggggtggaggaggtggaggagtccaggggtggaggaggtggaggagtccaGGGGTGGAGGAGTCcaggggtggaggaggtggaggagtccaggggtggaggaggtggaggagtccaGGGGTGGAGTCCAGGGGTGGAGTCCAGGGGTGGAGTCCAGGGGTGGAGTCCAGGGGTGGAGTCCAGGGGTGGAGTCCAGGGGTGGAGTCCAGGGGTGGAGTCCAGGGGTGGAGTCCAGGGGTGGAGTCCAGGGGTGGAGTCcaggggtggaggaggtggaggggtggaggagtccaggggtggaggaggtggaggaggtggaggagtccaggggtggaggaggtggaggagtccaggggtggaggaggtggaggagtccaGGGGCGGAGGAGTCCAGGGGCGGAGGAGTCCAGGGGCGGAGGAGTCCAGGGGCGGAGGAGTCCAGGGGCGGAGGAGTCCAGGGGCGGAGGAGGTCCCTAAGGCCCCCAGGCATCCTCTTTTGGAAGTCACCGTAGCGAGGCGACACTACTCCATGTTCTGACCGTCCgtgccttctctctctcaatgtagGATGCTTACAAGCGCTCTTGGCTTCTGTGTGACCCATTTGTCCTGAGATCTCTGTACGATATGCACAAGAAAGAGTTCATGATGAATGTGTCTCATCCTATTGGGCTTTTGTCTGTTGTTTTCCAGTAGATGGTAAGTATAGCTAatcagaaatgattaaatattaaagcattagacctctcactaaaggcatcagtcatacaaaagttatacttaaatccatactggttctctagtaaattggtgagaatgtctcatcctatgttcaaggagggccttttcccctttattcagattacaccgGCTCACTTTagattatttccttttcaaacaatctctaaaatatctttatttttttaacaagccttagaaagttggttgcaatttcagtttaatccacctgaaaagacagaacaaataatacaacaaatattgtacttaaattcaaatatactaattcatttatttttttatactatttttgaagaaatgttttaaaaagttataattttagtgaatgatatcataaataggactggtggagttatgttacacatgcagctaacacagacatggaaatgtctgctctacccaaaattacaaccaactaattgcagcattaccacaaaaatgggaGAGGCAAGTAAAAAGGGAACAtagtaacatttaacatttaagtcatttagcagacgctcttatccagagcgacttacaaattggtgcattcaccttatgacatccagtggaacaaccactttacaatagtgcatctaaatattttaaggggggggggtgagaaggattactttatcctatcctaggtattccttaaagaggtggggtttcaggtgtctccggaaggtggtgattgactccgctgtcctggcgtcgtgagggagtttgttccaccattggggagccagagcagcgaacagttttgactgagctgagtgggaactgtacttcctcagtggtagggaggcgagcaggccagaggtggatgaacgcagtgcccttatttgggtgtagggcctgatcagagcctggaggtactgaggtgccgttcccctcacagctccgtaggcaagcaccatggtcttgtagcggatgcgagcttcaactggaagccagtggagagagcggaggagcggggtgacgtgagagaacttgggaaggttgaacactagacgggctgcggcgttctggatgagttgtaggggtttaatggcacaggc is from Oncorhynchus gorbuscha isolate QuinsamMale2020 ecotype Even-year linkage group LG19, OgorEven_v1.0, whole genome shotgun sequence and encodes:
- the LOC124006306 gene encoding rho GTPase-activating protein 32-like isoform X1, with the translated sequence MVAWSTDNLDTSGEPTTRSVGTTANLKGKMSKRLSVVKGHFPKLVDCAHFHYDNVEFGSIELQFANEQSDASWISGSAKDLVFLVQVSCQTKTWMVRRSYEEFRTLDAHLHQCIYDRRYSQLLPLPPLSEIGDRVEIFTPLLSEYLSRLSMIVDNKLNCGPVLTWMEIDNRGNRFLLKEEASLNVPAIAAAHVIKRYTAQASDEISIEVGDILSVIDMPPKEDSNWWRGKHGFQVGFFPSECVELINEKPQSAAKIDGDPANSNAPGPPSPTSVSKKHGKLMGFLRNFMKSRPTKQKLKQKGILKERVFGCDLGEHLLNSGLDVPQVLKSCSEFIEKHGVVDGIYRHSGVSSNIQKLRHEFDSENVPDLTKDMYMQDIHCVGSLCKLYFRELPNPLLTYQLYDKFADCMGEMTDDERMVKVHDVIQQLPPPHYRYTQPWRQRLQVYTAMETETSGIHSHGDRDFRYTQPWRQRLQVYTAMETETSGIHSHGDRDFRYTQPWRQKLQVYTAMETETSGIHSHGDRNYRYTQPWRQRLQVDTAMETETTGIHSHPRLWTNVVFLSLSVRTLEYLIRHLAGLATCSGETSMHIKNLAIVWAPNLLRSMEIEAVGLSGADPFKEVRIQSVVVEFLLGHVDVLFSDSFTSVGRFTGTGRHSLTRPKSFVSTRLLSLEEAQARTQAPLLLQGAPVQFQGQFHTVLDHSVDRRKRGLKVRKAAGGSWKTFFAIGKPLGAGQRKPMRISSLFQPATSHAGCHVDSVTLRSAKSEESLSSQHSGAGHSSRLRRPRSSSDGLSLAASMDPQHLPQRPPSRLPSSRSYDSLLPEDRRPRDDGDDEQDDDEEGIYMLPDFSNQDPAASWMAEDVIDFSPTFLEDGPIGLGSSIVTAGGRESPPTATPPPYRCLSHQGHSHSSSQRSITEDPDSVLNQSDAAVRRSLIIAATAPPLQVFCQHRPANTSPSAGQSGEGANLSTSHSQSQGQPTTPVTSAQPPPERRSFTRKMVNAFSQKAPKSPTLDISDPVSISVPAKVLDMIGGRAGELQPGIPSSGPSQSQPPQMISMLLRSCDFQLTESCQQEIRSKLGPEAKIRGQGITGPTAPPPLFAQPPPPPPKNPARLMALALAESANKALRQGASPPYRPPSVPVPGRSRHPLPEVPVCRRRRAAVL